The Microbacterium sp. LKL04 sequence GCTCGCGCGGCCGGCCAGGCCGCCTCGCACGGCGCTCCGAAGGCCGCTCCGGCCGGCGGCGCCCGGCGCACCGGCCGCCGCGCCAGCGGTGGCGGTTCGCTCACCGTCGGCTCGGTCGTCCGCCAGAACGGTGCCGGCCGCCGCAGCGGTCGCTGACCCGCAACAACATCCAGGTCGAGAGCCGCACCCCGTCCACAGGGGTGCGGCTCTCGCCGTCTGTCCCGCACGACGGTGGGCGGGACAGGTCTCGAAAAGTCAGGGCTCAGTCGGCGGCATCCATCAGCGGGTCGATGACGGACCCGGTGACGGTGACCATCCGCCCGGTGATCGAGGCGATGCGGAAGACGGTTGCCTGCGGCGGGGTCGAGGCATCGAGGGGGAGGATGACGACCTCCACCCGGTAGTCGCCGATGGAGAGGATGCCGTGGCCCGGCGCATCGGCGAGGACGACATAGGTCCGCGCCCGGGCGCGCGCCCCGTCCTGCTCGGTCGCGACGGACGCTCTCGGATCGCGGGAGCGGGGGAAGATGCTCCGCAGCGGGGGAGGATCGAGTCCGTTGGTCGGTCCGCCCATGACCCGCAGGGGATAGAGGGCGAGGACCTGGCCGACGAAGAGCTCGATGACGTCGTCGGCACCCTCGGATCGCGCGCCGTCGTCGCGCGCCGCGGTCACGCCGACTCGGAACGCAGCTCGCGGTCGAACAGCGTCTCGGCCGAGGCGACCTCGAGCGCACGACGCAACTGGGTGCTGGAGGTGTGCGCTGTGTATGGGAAGTACACGACCTCGACCCCGACCTCGGCGAACTCGCGTTCGAGGCGGTTGCCCTTCTCGGTGCCGCGCCAGTCGTCGCCCTTGAAGAAGTGCGTGAAACCGACCTCGCGCCACACTGCCAGCTTGTCGGGCACGCGTTCGATGTGGACGTGATCCACGAAGCGGATGCCGCGCACGATGTCGGCTCGCTCCGCCGTCGGGATGAACGGGTCGACGCCCTTCACCTCGTGCAGCATCTCGTCGCTGACCACACCGGCGACGAGCATGTCGCAGTGCTCCCTCGCGTGGCGAAGGATGTTCAGATGTCCCACGTGGAACAGGTCGAACGCCCCCGCGGCGTAACCGATACGCACAGTCATAGCAAGCTCCCCAGCCAGCTAGATCGAGCCCCAACTCGAATCGGGCCCCCAAAGCCCGATTCCTGGACACTACACCACGACGCGCCCGGGCGTCACGATCCGGTGCGGGGTCGGTACTCGAGGTAGCGGAACCCGGCGCCGCCGGCAGCCATACCGATCCCACGGGCCGCGAGTCGCGCGCCGCGGGCCCGGTGCACCGTCGAACGCGTCGCGACGCCCAGGAACCACCGGCCGGTACCGGCCAGCGCGCGCGCCAGCCCGACGGCCAGCCAGCGGGCGCGGCGTCGGAGAGTGCGTACGGCGCCGTAGGTGAGCCCGATGTCGCTGCGGGCGGTCGTCGTGCCGACGCGGAACGCGCGCCGGAGGACCCAGGACGGGGTCGCCCGGTCCGCCGGTACGTGATCGGTCACCACGGCACGCGGCGCGGCCGCGATCCGCACACCGGCTCGGGTGAGGGCGGACGTGAAGTGGATGTCCTCGCCACCGGAGCGTCCGAAGTCCTCGTCGAAGCGGATGCCCGTGGTGCGGAGCGTGGACACGTCGATCAGGAGATTGTTGGTCGGGGCCGCCGGCATCCGCTCTCCGTCCGCGAATCGGACACGACGGAAGAACCCGCCCGCCACGATCCACTCGTCGGGCGGGACGTCGAACTCCGACTCGACGCGGCCCGAGACCAGATCCGCCGTCCCCGCAGCCCAGGGCGATATCAGGGCCTGCAGCCATCCGGGGGCGGGGACCTCGTCGTCGTCGATGAAGACGAGGGCGTCGACGCCTCTGGAGATGGCTTCGTCGAGCGCGGTGTTCCGCACCGCGGCGAGACCGGGACGCGGCTCGAGCCGGTAGTGCACCGATGCTGCCTGAGCCGGTCCTGCGGCGCTTCCTCCCGGATCGTTGTCGATCACGATGACGTCCGCGCTCAGGGGCGCGACGTCCTCGCGCTGGTCGGCGAGGGTGATCAGCAGCCGGGCGAGGCGGTCGGGCCGGCGGTACGACGGCACCGCGATCAGGATCCGCTTCGACGCACTCACGCTTCGCCCCGCCGCGACCGGATCGCCCCGACGTACGCCTCGCGGTGGCGGGCGCCGACGAGCGACCATCCGCGGTCGTCCAGATCCGGGACCGTCGCAGGAATGGCGTTCGTCGCTTCGGCGAACGCCGACAGGGCGTCGGCCGTGAGGTCGCCGTCGAACATCGTCACCCACCCGTCGCCGACCTCGAGGGCCAGCGCCTCGTTCACCTCGTTGCGGGGCACGAGGACGGGGCGATCGAGCGAGAGCGCCGCGAGCGCCGTGCCGGAGTTGTGCATGAACCGATACGGCAGCACGATCCCCGATGCGGACATGACGGCGCGGGCGAAGTCCTCCTCCGACAGGTATCGGAGATCGACGGAAATGCGGTCGTCAGGTGAGGCGAGCTCCCGGAGCTCCGCGGCGAGCTGCGGCGTCGAGGGATTTCCCGAGACCCGGAGCGTCCAGTCCCCGAGACGGGAGGCGGTCTCCCGGAAACGCTCGATGAGCGCTTCGACGCCCTTGTAGCGGCGCACGAGACCGACGAAGCCGAGAGAGCGCGGTGCCGCCGGAACGGTCTCGACGCGGGCGAACCAGTCGCGGTAGTGGCCGTGCGGGATGACGGCCGACGGGATGCCGGGGCGCACCGGCGTGGAATCGTTCAGGCGGATGTGAAAGTCGGCGTGGCGGTCGATCCACCGCAACAGGAACCGTTCCCACCGCGAGTCCACGTCGGGGAGCTCGACGTTGTGGAGCGTCCGGACGATCGCGACGCGGGTGAGTCGCAGTCGCGCGACGAGCACGGTGGCGAACAGCCGACGGGCGACGCGCTTGGCCGGGGTCGCTCCACCGAAAAGCGTCTCCGGCCAGTGGAAATGCAGGACGTCGTACCGGCCGAGCAACGCGCTCCGGCGGTCGAAGCGCAGGTGCTCGTGTCCGGGTTCGGAGTTCAGCGCGGCATCCAGCATGTGGACGTAAGGATTGGACGTGGGTCGCGGCGCCCCGAAGGATTGCATCACGCGCAGGCGGTCACCGGTCGGCATAGCGGACAGTCTGGCAGGTCGGCGGACGCCTTCCGCTCCGCATGCTCACCCCTTCAGCCACGGGGTCCGGGCGGGGCGGAGTCGGCCGGCGCGCGAGACAACATCGGGTTTGCGCGGCATACTGGCCGTGGGGATGGGCGCTTCCGGCGCCCGCGAATGTCGAGCTACTGGGGGTGGCGCGAATGACTTCGCTCATAGGGGACGTGAGCACGACGGCCGCGTGGTTGCGCGTCACCGCT is a genomic window containing:
- a CDS encoding glycosyltransferase family 2 protein, translating into MSASKRILIAVPSYRRPDRLARLLITLADQREDVAPLSADVIVIDNDPGGSAAGPAQAASVHYRLEPRPGLAAVRNTALDEAISRGVDALVFIDDDEVPAPGWLQALISPWAAGTADLVSGRVESEFDVPPDEWIVAGGFFRRVRFADGERMPAAPTNNLLIDVSTLRTTGIRFDEDFGRSGGEDIHFTSALTRAGVRIAAAPRAVVTDHVPADRATPSWVLRRAFRVGTTTARSDIGLTYGAVRTLRRRARWLAVGLARALAGTGRWFLGVATRSTVHRARGARLAARGIGMAAGGAGFRYLEYRPRTGS
- a CDS encoding glycosyltransferase — its product is MPTGDRLRVMQSFGAPRPTSNPYVHMLDAALNSEPGHEHLRFDRRSALLGRYDVLHFHWPETLFGGATPAKRVARRLFATVLVARLRLTRVAIVRTLHNVELPDVDSRWERFLLRWIDRHADFHIRLNDSTPVRPGIPSAVIPHGHYRDWFARVETVPAAPRSLGFVGLVRRYKGVEALIERFRETASRLGDWTLRVSGNPSTPQLAAELRELASPDDRISVDLRYLSEEDFARAVMSASGIVLPYRFMHNSGTALAALSLDRPVLVPRNEVNEALALEVGDGWVTMFDGDLTADALSAFAEATNAIPATVPDLDDRGWSLVGARHREAYVGAIRSRRGEA
- a CDS encoding adenylyltransferase/cytidyltransferase family protein, which encodes MTVRIGYAAGAFDLFHVGHLNILRHAREHCDMLVAGVVSDEMLHEVKGVDPFIPTAERADIVRGIRFVDHVHIERVPDKLAVWREVGFTHFFKGDDWRGTEKGNRLEREFAEVGVEVVYFPYTAHTSSTQLRRALEVASAETLFDRELRSESA